The genomic DNA AGAGGTAGagaaagacctagaaaaactatcaTAGAAATCATTATAATGGATTTGGAGGTCAATGAGTTGAATCCAAATttagtttatgaaaatttaGTTTATGATAAAACATTATGACATCGTTTGATCTATGTAGCCGACTGCATTTAGTGGGATAAactttgattgttgttgttgttgttgtgtaaCGGGTAGCCCAATCGTTATgtaacgtaatttttttttttttttttttgacaatagtTATGTAACGTAATGTTGAAAGTAACTCTTTTTTATAGAGATCGATATAAGAGTAAGTAAATACATATAAGAATTGATACGACAATAAATGAATATATTAAAAGACTTATATGATAGTATTATTAGAGTATTTAATTTCAATGACTATTTTGTTTAATGAATGCAATCTTAGGACTGCTTTGAAATTTTGACATGAATTATTGTTTACTCGTTATACATTTATGaacgaaaataattatttgcctattttttaaatgacaagtGTTAGCTAAAATCAAACCAATCAAGTATTTTCAAATCTTCATCACTTGAGTCTATGGGTGACCGAATGTATTTAATTTAGGTCCAATAAAAACCAACACATTCAAACCCAAAGTAGTTTGGTTCATATAACGAATTTATCATTTCAACTCGGAAATCCACATCGttcaaaaaaatagttaagggaatgtattggattatgatttaaaaaatttatttcagcaaaaaaaatcttttaagattttaaaagactttgtgagattatattgattttgtgggattttaaaagaatttttacaTTTATAACTATGTAGAGTGTCATAGtctttttcatataaactaGTGGGTTAATTCGATCAAAAGACGTTATGTGGATGCTGTCAAAGTACGAAGACTAATCATAGTCAAGACATGAATACCATACAACTAAGAGGTTATTTCTCAATTAAGAGGTGAAAATGGCAAAGGACTTCGACACACACACTCTGTGCAGGATCATCCCAACTCTTTTTGGAAGAGAAATCAAGGTTTTAAGCCTTCGTAGAGTACTCCTCAGATGCAGCTTACGAAGTAGAGCCTTGAAGAAACTCTTGCCCAGTTTATTAAGATATCACAAGACAACTtcaaagctttgaccaagagtCGAGAGAGCGCCGATATAAACAATGAAGGTTCTATAAAGAACTTTGAAACTCATATTGGACAATTGTCTAAGCAGATGGGCAACATGACTAATGGTAGTTTTGCAAGTAACACTATAGCAATGTCTGCTTGGGGGTTATTTTCGTTTCATATTTATGTATGATCTTCTTAGGATTGATTGTGAAATTTGGTTTAAGCATCATGTTATGCTTAAAGGCATGACCTCTTTTTATAGTTACTTGTTAAGAGATTTGAAGAAAtggaaataaatatattttttatcatgatAAAAAAGGTACTTGGTtccattaataatattttttttcttatcactCTTACGTGGTTCGTGTTATTGGTTACTCGGACAAACATCTCATCCATAAGCAAGTTCTTTGGTATCCCTTGCGGAAGATTATATCAAAGTTAATATGGATGGTTCCTCCTTCGACAACCAAAGCAATGCAGATTTTGacaaccttttaaaaaataataacttgatttttgtttttttatggagtaactcaaaatttaatttaaagattacaaatataataacaaattattttttcaaaattaagagTAAATTTGTAGAGTATTTTTGACCAAATCAAAAAGGCAAACAAAATTGATGTaccacttaatttttttttttttttaagggtgatTTATAACTTAACAAATAAGTCAAAGAAAACagccaaaaaaaataagtcaaagAAAGGATGGGtaaataatattctttttttattaatttttgtcaaaaaatttatgtctaCTACCtctgtccttaattataagaccttttGAGAATCTTCTTTTCCCTTTTCATAAGACTCTTTTGCTactttcaactacattaattatttctttacatacatgcccctatttattatacatctttttcttcaatcaataataaataatatgttgaaaacataaattaattctcTCTCATAAaggataaatttgtaaaataataatgtttacaaacaactttaatacaaatatctactatcttaattcccgtgattttgaaaaaaaggtcttatatatatatagggacggaggtaatattaattaagtgtagatttttattttttttaggagcaGCTTAGAGAAATTAAACGCACgattttttttaccaagcaCAAGAATATTCTTGTCGGATTTATACCAAGTGCATGTAACACATTCACAACTCACAACAGCTCATAATACTCGTCTTTAATTAACCCCCCGATTAGTTTTCATAGCCTAAGCATGGCACACCCTTCGATCTTCTAACTAACCCAAATCTCACCAGATCCAACGGCttaaactaaacttgaattttCACACGGATTACAACTTCTCATAAATTCAATTAGTTCTAGAAATAATAAAGagagtaactttttttttttttttttacgcaaaATAAGGGAGTAACAAACTTAGAAGATGCTATGTAATATTCCTTTGAAATCAAATATTCTctgttttttaaagaaaaaaactaaattcCCCTGTTTTCGTTGTACCGTTTCTCATCATATTTTTCCGCTATAAATACCTTTCTTTCTCTGTGTATCAAATCCAAGCCAAGAACCAATTTTGAGAGAAACCCATTTGTCTTCTATTCCTTGTGAACGTGGGTCATTGGAATTTTTCACATTCTTTTTCTCACCTctcaaagagaagaaaaaatgtcTAATAATATTGTGATAGTTTTCGACTTCGATAAAACCATAATTGATTGTGATAGTGATAATtgggttgttgatgaattaggTTTCACCGATTTGTTCAATCAACTCCTTCCCACTATGCCTTTCAATTCTCTCATGGTATGTTTTTCACTCTTTTCATATGCTctgtttttaaaaatactctGTTTTTCATTCACTCGATATTctgaatattatatttataacaaataaTTAACTTGTGTTTTGGTTTTGGAAATACAGGACAGAATGATGATGGAGCTTCATTCAAATGGAAAAAGTATCGAAGATATTGAAAAAGTTCTTCAAAGGATACCAATTAATCACAGAATAATATCTGCTATTAAATCAGCTTATGCTTTGGGGTGTGATTTGAGGATTGTTAGCGATGCTAATACGATTTTCATTGACACAATTTTGAAGCATTTGGGAATTAGTGAATGCTTCTCTGAGATTAACACCAATCCTGGTTATGTTAATCAAGAAGGAAGATTAAAAGTTATGCCTTATCATGACTTCAACAAAGCTTCTCATGGTTGCACTCTTTGTCCCCCAAACATGTGCAAGGTATAATATAGAAGTTATTCTCTCTTTGTAGTATTTAGTTTCAAATATATGATTAAATATACTAAAGTTTTTCTTGAATCATTGTTTCAGGGTTTAATCATTGATAGAATCCAAAAATCAATTTCTGAAGTGGAGAAGAAGAGATTTATCTACCTTGGTGATGGTGCTGGGGACTATTGCCCTAGCTTGAGGCTTAGAGAAAGAGACTTTGTGATGCCAAGGAAGAATTTTCCAGTGTGGGATTTGATATGCAAAGATCCTTCACTTGTTAAGGCTGAAATTCATGGTTGGAGTGATGGAGAAGAATTGGAACaagttttgatgaatttgattaaCAAAATTATGATGGAGGAACATGTTCAATTCATTGCATCTGACTGCAAGCTAGCTACAAACTCTATTTGTTCCCGTTCACCAGTCATTGCCTAAAGTTGGGCCTTAAATTCTTAGTTTTTGTGTTAGATGTTTCTTTTATCAGAGTGTTTGTATTGAAGCAGAGAATTCTTGCTTTGAATATCAATTTTCGAGGAAATGCTACAAATGATTTTTGAATGTTCAAGACAATTTTAACCATCACTCTTTTGCATATAACAACCTTATATTCTAAACATTGAATGTGAAAACATGTTTCTGACCATTATTATTATAGGTCGTTGCTAccaatgtttgtttgtttctagcTTTTGAGATGGTGTTGTTCAATTGAAGAGCAATTAAAGAGGGTAACGTCGTTGTTAAAGGGAAAATATGATAGGAAAggataaataatgaaaaattgtgATGAAGAGACTACAAAGACAAATTTGTGGGTGAGATAGGTAGAATTGTTGAGATTGACAAGTGGAGATTTGGAAGAGAAGATGAGCGAATTCTATACATCGGATACAATGTATGTTTGgtgaagaaaagatgaatttgaGGGTAtcatgaatcaatttttttttttttttttttttttattagaaatgatatttgaacaattatttgtgaaatttttttctctcattcccacaatgtatttttacttttgttctcagttattttggtttttgtgctaATAGATATATTACTTTATATATTTTGCTTGTTCCACAAActagttgtttaaataacattCCTATATTTTTTTGCTCAATTTACACCAACTTTTGTATTGGTCCATTTTAGAAGAGGTCGTTATATGTAAGCATATGAACCAAACAATTGAGTTCAAGTGGTAAATGACTTTCATCAAAGACGAATTATTTAGGAGAAtctatgtttgatttttaagtagAACATTTTTTGATGACTATCATTTACCTCATGCCCGAACTCCAAATTACTAGAATCCATTTCTCCGAAATTACAACTTATCTTAAAAGAGAATACAAGTGGTAATGACCTATTGCAAATAGATCATGGATATGTTAAGACACCTAGAATTTTACAACTCTAAAGAATCTATAATAACTTTGTTtaagggataaaaaaaaatcagatgcTCACTTATGTTCCCAATCTATGGCCTATATATCATAATAAAACATTGTATTTCACACGCTTACTGACTTCTGTCTGCCACTGATGGCCATCCAAGTTCAAGATGTTTCTGGGAAATATTGTACTACCACATGCTCAAGTCGAAAAGCATAATATTAGAGTTTCGGCTTAACTTTTTTAGAATTATACcatattttaattaagaaaaagttaatattGATTTGATTTAATATAAAAGCTATAAACAtatatcataatattttttgataaaaaaatatttatcagaaTATAAGTATAATGATattcttgtaccaaaaaaaaagtataacgATATTCTTTACACATGCATATAATCAATCCATGTTATAATGCCCCTTTATTAGGATAATTCTTAAACATAtcacttcaaatatttacaTGATATAACTTGATTGGATGTTTGTGTAATGAAGTTTTACGCTGTTCAATCCAATGTATAAAAATTAATCTCATATGAAAAAATACTTGTATAAGGATGATATGACTGAAAATAAGAGATAAAATGATTTCATTAgggaaaattgagagaagattGTTGAACCGAAAAAAAGTTTAAGAATGAAGATTTTGTTACTGAAGTTTTaaattgagttaaaaaaaaaaacaagaaaagaagaaCATGTAGGGCAAATTGATCATTGTATTAGATAGACATTACATGTTTGCATCATGGACGAATTCCAAGAAAAGCTTGATTAAACATAATCTAAAAATTAACAAACACAGCTAAACACATTTGCAATATTGATAGTAAACTAAAAATTTATGGACCAACTGGGAGAGCTTTAGGCAAGGATTCAAGCACATGAATAGATAGAGTTTGCAGCTTGCAATCAGTAGCAATGAATTGAACGTTGTCCTCAATGATAATTTTGTTGatcaattgaatcaaaatttGTTCAAGCTCTTCTCCATCACACCAACCATGAATTTCAGCCTTAACAAGTGAAGGGTCTTTGCATATCAAATCCCACACTGGAAAATTCTTCCTTGGCATCACAAAGTCTCTCTCTTTAAACCTCAAGCTAGGGCAATAATCTCCAGCACCATCACCAAGGTAGATAAACCTCTTGTTATCCCCAtcataaattgtatttttgattttatcaatGATTAAACCCTGaaaaaatgatttaatcaaaatttagtatatttgatcttaattaaattttaaaataaagacaaagagtagcttctttattttatattggcATAAAATCTTAGTGGTCCTACATcaaattattctttattttatattggcATATATAAAATCTAGTGGTCTCAAACAAGAGAcctaaaacactaaaaaaatatataccttgcACATGTTTGGAGGGCAGACATTGTTGCAACCATGTGAAGCCTTATTGAAATCATGGTAAGGTGAAATTCTAACTCTTCCTTCTTGATTAACATAACCAGGATTAGAGTTAATCTCTGAGAAGCATTCACTAATTCCCAAATGCTTCAAAATAGTTTCAATGTAAAACATATTAGCATCACTAACAATCCTCAAATCACACCCTAAAGCATGAGCTGATTTAATTGCAGGTATTATTCTGTGATGAATTGGAATCCTTTGAAGAACCTTTTCAATCTCTTCAATGGTTACACCATTTGAATGAAATTCCATCATCATTTTGTCCTataatttcaaaaccaaaacaagaaagaataaagttaataatatatttatgcaAATTAACACCATGCAGAATTTCtaatgaatgaaaatagaaCACATGAATATGAAGAGAATAAAAAACATACCATGACGGAATTCCAAGGCATTGTGGGAAGGAGCTGATTGAACAAATCGGTGAAACCCAATTCATCAATCAACCAATTATCACTATCACAATCAATGATGGTTTTGTCAAagtcaaaaataataacaatattattagacatttttttctttgagaTGTGAGAAAGTGAATGTGAAAAATTTCAATGACCTGAAAAAAATCTCTCACTGCTCTCAAAGTTGGTTCTTTCTTGGTTTGGAGTTGATATAGTGAGAGAGAAAGGTATTTATAGGGAAATTGAAAAAGCCAAAACGGAAAACAAGTAATTAatttggcaaattctatggtttgagtgtaccggtacaccatacattaaattaataattaaattgattgttttttgaagaaaaaataattattttctatcattggcaattataataattaaatcttatttaccaaaagcgtcgatgaaataaaatttactttttttgaatttttattgctcataatgaagaatttttatgagaaaatgttaaaaatttaatataattcatataaacaatgaaatgatgtttttttttctcatgagatggtgttttctaaaatataaataatgataaataacaacttatttcaaaaaataatcattaatttataaatttatgaagcagagtctcggtacacctcaatttatgaggtgtaccgtagaagctcccaattaattttgttttaaatgataaaaagaatattttatttgagaggAATATTACGTAACATACCATAACTTATAATCCTCGtcgtattttaaaataaattaaatatccaCCGTTGGATCAGTTTGAATTTAGGTTATTTAGAAGATCGGAGTGTGTGGGATGGTTAGGGCATGAGAAGAATAAGGAGGATTGATGACGAGGATTATGAGTGTGAAATGCACATCTCCACCACTAAATGCATTTGCAGCCCATAAGCATATTCTTGGTATAGTTCCATTCCATATGCTTCTAAaattggtttattttaattttaatcaatttatttatttaccaatctttttttattttctgtatatatataaaactaattttgattttgttctaaTTCCTTAACTTAACTTAGAATAATGAGAAAACCAATCCAAAATCTCATATCCCTTAAAATATAATAGTATATATAcctatctttatttttttcatggaCTTATCATTACTATATTTACAATACTAGTTTAGTattagtattttaaaaaaaatattaaatatatattaaaatatagattTAACACTTCATAACCCTATATTTCCTCCAAAATCCTCCAAAGACAggtatatatcaaaataaataaattgaaaatcaacATGATACATGACCACATATTATCATGttattcttttagttttttttttttttaatataaagtatatatatgaaaatatagACTTAATAGTAACACCTTTAAAATCCTATATCCTCTAAAAACAAAGTCGCTATTTGGTTCTATGGTTCATGTAGGCCGAGAGGGCAATCGTGCCGGCCACCTCTTGCTCTCAGTGAACCAACCACCTTGCATTGTATGGTTGGGCTaatccattttaattttctttttcttattttttcaataataaagtATGTGAACGAGATGGACTAGTGGACAATTGCACCGTAATACCCTCCTTTTATCGATTCCAAAAGATGGTCATATTACAAGCAAGCTAATTAAGTGAAGCAACAAATTCGAcatatagttttatttcattaaatgaCTTCTTCTTATAGCCATATATAATTCAAGGGAGGAGGGTATCAAGCATCAATCCATGGCTGTCACACCAGTCAATGCTCACATCGATCCTTCCACACATATTGTTGCtcaattacaattttttgtaaTCCTCTCACAGTATATTTATGCATTATCGTATCGTTTTCTGTTTATACTTCTCTTCTAACAAAATCATAACGACTTCAAGTAAAATGTCTTCATCCACTAAAAACACGAATGTTTCATTTCTGTCACTATCCGAATTATTGTGTGCAAGTATGAGTTATATGTTCTACATTGAATAAAAAAGGAGAGGTTGAACACTTTATAAATGGGAAGACCCATAAAATCATTGCCTTAAGATTTTGAGTAAGAGTGTGATGTCTCTATCGCTTGTGTTGTTGCTCTGATTTGGACGTGGGTGGCCCCTGACTCCCCTCGTGACCCAACAAAATGCATATAACTATTATGCATGCACTATTTTCATAATGGGAGAAGAAATTTAATTGGTTGAGTCACATTTCGTGAATTCATGAATcatttgaaaagctatttttCGCGATAAATAACACCactcatttataaaaaaactcattttaaattgtactGGTATCATACAATCTtacttgttttcattttctatgTCTGTGAGTGTAGTTAATTATACAAGTCACCTTTCAACTAATCCAATACCATGAAAATTTGGGTCCTTTGACTCCTATATAATGAGTTCGAAATTTACATCGTATCAACGTGGATTTTGAAATAGACTCTAAGAATATTGTGTTCaaatttcatatcaaaatataaGATAATTCGAAGCGTGGTGCTATTATTTAAGATTGTCAAAGACTTCATAGTTTGATTTTTAACAAACTTTTGCGTTGATATACTAAAAGACAAGTTAATGAAGTTGCCCACAAGTTAATAAAGACGATCACATCTCTAATTAGTTTTCACATTTTCACTTACATACAACTTgtattaatattattcttaATGAAATGATTTAAGGTTgttgtagtaaaaaaaaatactacaaatatttttagaataaatttaaaactagttttgatacaaatattttttacacatcAATACACTAGTAAAATAATTAACCAGCACAATCAAGGAAAGTTTAGACCAATTCTAGTACAAGAAAAGGTTTATTAAAAGTTAATCAAAGGACAAAAGAAAGACCCATTACATTTGCAATGATAGAAAATTAGTAAGCTTAGAATCTATGGCCTAACTGAGACAGCTTTAGGCAAAGATACAAGTACTGGACTAGATAGAGTTTGTAGCTTGCAATCTGATGAAATAAATTGAACATGTTCCTCCATCATAATTTTGttaatcaaattcatcaaaacttGTTCCAATTCTTCTCCATCACTCCAACCATGAATTTCAGCTTTGACAAGTGAAGGATCTTTGCATATCAAATCCCACACTGGAAAATTCTTCCTTGGCATCACAAAGTCTCTTTCTCTAAGCCTCAAACTAGGGCAATAGTCCCCTGCACCATCACCAAGGTAGATAAACCTCTTGCTATCCTcttcaaaaattgaattttgaattttatcaaTGATTAAACCCTGaaataatgattttaaaaaaaagattagtatattttatcataattaaattttaaaataaagacagAGTAACTTCTTTATTAATTTAAACTAGTGGTCCTACATcaaattattctttattttatattggcATAAAATCTAGTGCACAAATAAGAGACCAAaaacacccaaaaaaatatatataccttGCACATGTTTGGAGGGCAAACATTGTTGCAACCATGTGAAGCCTTATTGAAATCATGGTAAGGTGAAATTCTAACTCTTCCTTCTTGATTAACATAACCAGGATTAGTGTTAATCTCAGTGAAGTATTCACTTATTCCTAAATGCTTCAAAATAGTTTCAATGTAAAACATATTAGCATCACTAACAATCCTCAAATCACACCCTAAAGCATGAGCTGATTTAATTGCAGGTATTATTCTGTGATGAATTGGAATCCTTTGAAGAACCTTTTCAATCTCTTCAATGGTTATTCCATTTGAATGAAACTCCATCATCATTTTGTCCTACAATTCCAAAACCAAAAAGTTAATCACATATATTAGAGACAATGCAGAATTTCAAATGAATGAAAAACAGAGTATTTTACAAAACAGAGCACATGAAAGGAATAAAAAGCATACCATAACAGAATTCCAAGGCATTGTAGGAAGGAGTTGATTGAACAAATCAGTGAAACCCAATTCATCAATCAACCAATTATCACTGTCACAATCAATGATCGTTTtgtcaaaatcaaaaacaataacaatgttATTAGTCATTTTTCTCTTTGAGAGGTGAGAAAGAGAATGTGAAAAATTTGAATGACCCAGAAAGAAAGAACTGGTTCACAAGAAATAGAAGCTAAATGGGTATCTGAAAGTGGTTTCAAAATAGGTTTTTGGCTTGGATTTGatacagagagagagagagagaggtattTATAGTAAGAGAAGGTGTTGGAGAATCTTTGATGCCAAAGGAATATTACATTATATCTTAGAACTTATAAATAAGTTTTAATCTTTGGGGCATTTCATATTCAATCTTAGCCGTTAAATTGTGGTTGGGAAGAAGAGCAGAGGGTGTGGCTTGATTTGACCATGAGAGAAAATTAGGTGGCTACTTTactttatgttgttgttgtgagtTGTGACTGTGTAAAGCAAATTCTACTTCTCTTCTACCACAAGATGCATTTGCAACCTACAAGAATATTCCAAGTATAGTTCCATTTCATGTATGGTACCAAAATCGTGCATTTATTTACTCTACTctacattccttaaaaaaaaaataattatgttatttgaacatccatacaTGTGACAATTTATgtgacaatcaaaattttacaaaggaaatgaggtagtgacacaaaaacttaagcaatagagagagaaagtaaaaagataatgtgagtatgagagataaagttgtcacttgtaaaaaatgattgttcaaatatcatttctaaaaaaaaaattatctactTTATTTATgaggaatgttatttgaacaacctttaATTGACAACTTATAGGGACAATGATAATTTGCAAAGAAAGAATATgtatttgcacgaaaatcaaagcaatagagagataaaataaaaaataatgtgagtatgagagagaaaattgtagcaaaggttgtcacaaaatggatgttcaaatatcatttctctttatttattgatattttttacaaagaaatacTCCTATTTTAGTGTATTTTTAAGAAGATAAATTAGTCTACTAAAATTGATATTAGAAAGAATCTAACTCGAGAAAAACATACCCCAAAGTCTCAAGTACTTATATTTTAgtgttattaataataataataataattaatttaaagagtttaatttaatttaaagagCTTACCATAGTTgatggagtattttttttttttgaaggaatagtTGATGGAGTATTTGTAACCGAAAAAAGTTGATGGAGTATACATAAGTTGTGGATAACTTGCTCCCAATTTTTCAAAGCCAACTTATGCCTCCCCTTaatttatgactttttttttacattaataaCGTATATTATTTTGCCTCAAAACAAAATAACGTAcattattttgcttttttttttttttttatcaagtataatattttacttttttttgacaaagtataaTATTTTACTTATTAACGTTTAAATTAAACATACCAAATTTGAAAACTgtactttgtcttttgataaaaaatatatacaataatCTTAAAAAGAATCCTCTGctatttaattttgatcaagTGAATTTAGTTCAATTATAATCTGATTTTTTACATTGTGTGTCTATCTTTGAGTGACTTTAAGCTAAAATAGAAGagataatgtaaaaaaatatggagggaaaatatgatagagaaaataaaagatgaGAGAGGTGGGAAGAAAGGTAGGCAACTTTTCATGGTTGCAGTTCCTCTATTATATCAAAGTTAAGGATTATTTACGATGTAAAACTTGTATTTAAATAATACGGTTCAGATTACAATATCGTTGCCTTTATAGTTCTTACTTTCTCTTCGTTCGACCGGCATGCCCCCACTTATCAATAACTATAAGCGATTCTCAACAATAACATCATTTATGACAAATTGACTATTATTACAAactaaaaatttgaaaagtctATTAACACAAAATAATACTGATTGAATTTGTTGAGAGACATCTCCACAACACTTGCCTAgggtttaatatatttattatagatagatagattagGGAGAGAAACTAAATTGAAATATGtagatttatttataatttttttttcaaggaatcaaatttttctctttattc from Medicago truncatula cultivar Jemalong A17 chromosome 8, MtrunA17r5.0-ANR, whole genome shotgun sequence includes the following:
- the LOC25500422 gene encoding inorganic pyrophosphatase 2 gives rise to the protein MTNNIVIVFDFDKTIIDCDSDNWLIDELGFTDLFNQLLPTMPWNSVMDKMMMEFHSNGITIEEIEKVLQRIPIHHRIIPAIKSAHALGCDLRIVSDANMFYIETILKHLGISEYFTEINTNPGYVNQEGRVRISPYHDFNKASHGCNNVCPPNMCKGLIIDKIQNSIFEEDSKRFIYLGDGAGDYCPSLRLRERDFVMPRKNFPVWDLICKDPSLVKAEIHGWSDGEELEQVLMNLINKIMMEEHVQFISSDCKLQTLSSPVLVSLPKAVSVRP
- the LOC25500420 gene encoding inorganic pyrophosphatase 2, with translation MSNNIVIVFDFDKTIIDCDSDNWVVDELGFTDLFNQLLPTMPFNSLMDRMMMELHSNGKSIEDIEKVLQRIPINHRIISAIKSAYALGCDLRIVSDANTIFIDTILKHLGISECFSEINTNPGYVNQEGRLKVMPYHDFNKASHGCTLCPPNMCKGLIIDRIQKSISEVEKKRFIYLGDGAGDYCPSLRLRERDFVMPRKNFPVWDLICKDPSLVKAEIHGWSDGEELEQVLMNLINKIMMEEHVQFIASDCKLATNSICSRSPVIA
- the LOC25500421 gene encoding inorganic pyrophosphatase 1, with protein sequence MSNNIVIIFDFDKTIIDCDSDNWLIDELGFTDLFNQLLPTMPWNSVMDKMMMEFHSNGVTIEEIEKVLQRIPIHHRIIPAIKSAHALGCDLRIVSDANMFYIETILKHLGISECFSEINSNPGYVNQEGRVRISPYHDFNKASHGCNNVCPPNMCKGLIIDKIKNTIYDGDNKRFIYLGDGAGDYCPSLRFKERDFVMPRKNFPVWDLICKDPSLVKAEIHGWCDGEELEQILIQLINKIIIEDNVQFIATDCKLQTLSIHVLESLPKALPVGP